A single region of the Streptomyces sp. NBC_00425 genome encodes:
- the fdxA gene encoding ferredoxin, translating into MTYVIAQPCVDVKDKACIEECPVDCIYEGQRSLYIHPDECVDCGACEPVCPVEAIFYEDDTPEEWKDYYKANVEFFDELGSPGGASKLGLIERDHPFVAALPPQAE; encoded by the coding sequence GTGACCTACGTCATCGCGCAGCCTTGTGTCGACGTGAAGGACAAGGCCTGCATCGAAGAGTGCCCGGTCGACTGTATCTACGAGGGCCAGCGGTCCTTGTACATCCACCCGGACGAATGCGTCGACTGCGGCGCCTGCGAGCCGGTCTGCCCGGTCGAGGCGATCTTCTACGAGGACGACACTCCGGAGGAGTGGAAGGACTACTACAAGGCGAACGTCGAGTTCTTCGACGAGCTCGGCTCGCCCGGCGGAGCCAGCAAGCTGGGGCTGATCGAGCGCGACCACCCCTTCGTGGCCGCGCTGCCGCCGCAGGCCGAGTAA
- a CDS encoding GNAT family N-acetyltransferase yields MEISAAGRLEVRITAADVGKRVSVRCLTDAGAVDGKFTDTVGVLTSWDDGVLAITRKSGESVRIDASSLVAGKVVPAAPARRRGPAAGYRELAGVAARAWRPVESARLGAWELRAAAGFTRRANSVLPLGDPGMPLDAALDAVRAWYGARGLPAYVQTATGAEGTEELLCAELERRGWVREVTAELWVGALAPVADRAEAEGVVLARDADEAWLARYGRKGVSEVALRVLAGTSSPSGEAASGAGPSVWFASVPAPEGGAPAAIGRCVVDGRWAGFAAVEVAAEHRRRGLATTVMAALARKALDEGASAAWLQVEEDNAGARALYAGMGFAAHHAYHHYREPSGESTPSPSWQAS; encoded by the coding sequence GTGGAAATCTCGGCCGCCGGACGTCTCGAGGTCCGCATCACCGCTGCTGACGTGGGAAAACGCGTCTCCGTGCGGTGCTTGACCGACGCTGGAGCCGTCGACGGGAAATTCACCGACACGGTCGGGGTTCTCACATCATGGGACGACGGTGTGCTCGCGATCACACGGAAGAGTGGGGAGAGCGTCCGTATTGACGCGTCCTCGCTGGTCGCGGGGAAGGTCGTGCCCGCCGCCCCGGCCCGCCGCCGGGGGCCGGCCGCGGGCTACCGGGAGCTGGCCGGCGTCGCCGCGCGGGCCTGGCGGCCGGTGGAGAGCGCGCGGCTCGGCGCGTGGGAGCTGCGGGCGGCAGCCGGGTTCACCCGCCGGGCCAACTCGGTGCTGCCGCTCGGCGACCCCGGCATGCCCCTCGACGCCGCCCTGGACGCCGTACGGGCCTGGTACGGCGCACGCGGGCTGCCCGCCTACGTGCAGACGGCGACGGGCGCCGAGGGGACCGAGGAGCTGCTCTGCGCGGAGCTGGAGCGGCGCGGGTGGGTGCGTGAGGTGACGGCGGAGCTGTGGGTCGGCGCACTGGCGCCGGTCGCCGACCGGGCCGAGGCCGAGGGCGTGGTCCTGGCCCGGGACGCCGACGAGGCGTGGCTGGCGCGCTACGGGCGCAAGGGGGTGAGCGAGGTGGCCCTGCGGGTGCTGGCAGGGACGTCCTCCCCCTCCGGCGAAGCGGCGAGCGGGGCAGGGCCGTCGGTGTGGTTCGCGTCGGTGCCCGCGCCGGAGGGCGGCGCCCCGGCCGCGATCGGACGGTGTGTCGTGGACGGCCGCTGGGCCGGCTTCGCCGCCGTCGAGGTGGCTGCGGAGCACCGCCGCCGGGGACTCGCCACGACGGTGATGGCCGCGCTGGCCCGCAAGGCGCTGGACGAGGGCGCGTCGGCGGCCTGGCTGCAGGTGGAGGAGGACAACGCGGGGGCGCGGGCGCTCTACGCCGGGATGGGCTTCGCGGCCCACCACGCCTACCACCACTACCGGGAGCCGTCCGGGGAGTCCACGCCGAGCCCGTCGTGGCAGGCGTCGTGA
- the dapE gene encoding succinyl-diaminopimelate desuccinylase translates to MADTPLDLTLDAAALTARLVDFRSESGAEKPLADAIEIALRALPHLTVDRLGNNIVARTHLGRAQRVVLAGHIDTVPIAGNVPSRLDEDGVLWGCGTCDMKSGVAVQLRIAATVPAPNRDLTFVFYDNEEVAAELNGLKHVAEARPEWLAGDFAVLLEPSDGQVEGGCQGTLRVLLRTRGERAHSARGWMGSNAIHAAAPILARLAAYEARRPVIDGLEYREGLNAVGITGGVAGNVIPDECVVTVNFRYAPDRSEEEALAHVREVFADCGVAEFTVDDHSAAALPGLSHPAAAAFIEAVGGTPLPKFGWTDVSRFSSLGVPAVNYGPGNPHLAHKRDERVETAKILAGEERLRAWLTA, encoded by the coding sequence ATGGCCGACACCCCGCTTGACCTCACTCTGGACGCCGCCGCACTGACCGCGAGGCTCGTCGACTTCCGTTCGGAGAGCGGCGCCGAGAAGCCGCTCGCGGACGCGATCGAGATCGCCCTGCGCGCGCTGCCCCACCTCACGGTGGACCGGCTCGGCAACAACATCGTCGCCCGCACGCACCTCGGCCGTGCGCAGCGCGTGGTCCTCGCCGGTCACATCGACACGGTGCCGATCGCCGGCAACGTGCCGTCGCGGCTGGACGAGGACGGGGTGCTCTGGGGCTGCGGGACCTGCGACATGAAGTCGGGGGTGGCGGTCCAGCTGCGCATCGCGGCGACGGTGCCGGCCCCCAACCGCGACCTGACGTTCGTCTTCTACGACAACGAGGAGGTCGCCGCCGAGCTCAACGGCCTCAAGCACGTCGCCGAGGCCCGCCCGGAGTGGCTGGCGGGCGACTTCGCGGTGCTGCTGGAACCCTCCGACGGCCAGGTCGAGGGCGGCTGCCAGGGCACCCTGCGGGTGCTGCTGAGGACGCGGGGCGAGCGGGCCCACTCGGCGCGCGGCTGGATGGGCTCCAACGCGATCCACGCGGCCGCCCCGATCCTGGCCCGCCTGGCCGCCTACGAGGCGCGCCGGCCCGTCATCGACGGACTGGAGTACCGCGAGGGCCTCAACGCGGTCGGCATCACTGGCGGTGTGGCCGGCAACGTCATCCCCGACGAGTGCGTCGTCACCGTCAACTTCCGCTACGCGCCGGACCGCAGCGAGGAGGAGGCGCTCGCCCACGTCCGCGAGGTCTTCGCCGACTGCGGGGTGGCGGAGTTCACGGTCGACGACCACAGCGCCGCCGCGCTGCCCGGCCTCTCCCACCCGGCCGCCGCGGCCTTCATCGAGGCGGTGGGCGGCACCCCGCTGCCCAAGTTCGGCTGGACGGACGTGAGCCGCTTCTCCTCCCTCGGCGTGCCCGCCGTCAACTACGGCCCCGGCAACCCGCACTTGGCGCACAAGCGGGACGAACGCGTGGAGACGGCCAAGATCCTGGCGGGCGAGGAGCGGCTGCGGGCCTGGCTGACGGCCTGA
- a CDS encoding bifunctional succinyldiaminopimelate transaminase/glutamate-prephenate aminotransferase, which translates to MSSAVSDRLPTFPWDKLEPYKKTAAAHPDGIVDLSVGTPVDPVPDLVQKALIDAADSPGYPTVWGTPALRDAITGWLERRLGAREVTHRHVLPIVGSKELVAWLPTQLGLGPGDRVAHPRLAYPTYEVGARLARAQYEVYDDPTELDPTNLRLLWLNSPSNPTGRVLSKAELTRVVAWARRHGVLLFSDECYLELGWEADPVSVLHPDVNGGSYEGIVSVHSLSKRSNLAGYRAAFLAGDPAVLGPLLEIRKHGGMMTSAPTQAAVVAALGDDTHVREQRERYAARRALLREALLSHGFRIEHSEASLYLWATRDESCWSTVAHLADRGILVAPGDFYGEAGEKFVRVALTATDERVRAAAARL; encoded by the coding sequence GTGTCCTCCGCAGTCTCCGACCGACTTCCCACCTTCCCCTGGGACAAGCTGGAGCCGTACAAGAAGACGGCCGCAGCCCACCCGGACGGCATCGTCGACCTCTCGGTCGGCACCCCGGTCGACCCGGTCCCCGACCTGGTCCAGAAGGCCCTGATCGACGCGGCGGACTCCCCGGGCTACCCGACGGTGTGGGGCACCCCGGCCCTGCGGGACGCGATCACCGGCTGGCTGGAGCGCCGCCTGGGCGCCCGCGAGGTCACCCACCGGCACGTCCTGCCGATCGTCGGCTCCAAGGAGCTCGTGGCCTGGCTCCCGACCCAGCTGGGCCTCGGCCCCGGCGACAGGGTGGCCCACCCGCGGCTGGCCTACCCGACGTACGAGGTGGGCGCGCGCCTGGCCCGCGCGCAGTACGAGGTCTACGACGACCCGACGGAGCTCGACCCCACGAACCTCCGGCTGCTCTGGCTGAACTCCCCGTCCAACCCCACCGGCAGGGTGCTGTCCAAGGCGGAGCTCACCCGTGTGGTGGCCTGGGCGAGGCGGCACGGGGTGCTGCTCTTCTCCGACGAGTGCTACCTGGAGCTGGGCTGGGAGGCCGACCCGGTCTCCGTCCTCCACCCGGACGTCAACGGCGGCTCGTACGAGGGCATCGTCTCGGTGCACTCGCTTTCCAAGCGGTCGAACCTGGCCGGGTACCGGGCGGCCTTCCTGGCGGGCGACCCCGCCGTCCTCGGCCCCCTGCTGGAGATCCGCAAGCACGGCGGCATGATGACCTCGGCGCCCACCCAGGCGGCCGTCGTGGCCGCCCTCGGCGACGACACCCATGTCCGGGAGCAGCGCGAACGCTACGCAGCCCGGCGCGCCCTGCTGCGTGAGGCGCTGCTGTCGCACGGCTTCCGCATCGAGCACAGCGAGGCCAGCCTCTACCTCTGGGCCACTCGCGACGAGTCCTGCTGGAGCACGGTCGCGCACCTGGCGGACCGGGGCATCCTGGTGGCTCCCGGCGACTTCTACGGCGAGGCGGGCGAGAAGTTCGTCCGCGTGGCGCTGACGGCGACGGACGAACGCGTGCGCGCGGCGGCGGCGCGCCTGTAG
- a CDS encoding TIGR00730 family Rossman fold protein, translating to MATGNPEGKKQPPDEQRLGPVLRRRDQVQTSTTDQRLLDERAPSDWVHTDPWRVLRIQSEFIEGFGTLAELPAAISVFGSARTPVGSPEYEVGVRLGGALVDAGWAVITGGGPGAMEAANKGASEAGGVSVGLGIELPFEQGLNPYVDIGLNFRYFFVRKMMFVKYAQGFVVLPGGLGTLDELFEALTLVQTQKVTRFPIVLFGTEYWGGLIDWLKNTLIAQGKAAEKDLLLFHVTDDVEEAVALVSKEAGR from the coding sequence ATGGCTACAGGGAACCCCGAGGGCAAGAAGCAGCCACCGGACGAACAGCGCCTGGGACCGGTCCTCCGCAGGCGGGACCAGGTGCAGACGAGCACGACGGACCAACGGCTGCTGGACGAACGGGCCCCCTCGGACTGGGTGCACACCGACCCCTGGCGGGTCCTGCGCATCCAGTCGGAGTTCATCGAGGGCTTCGGCACCCTCGCCGAACTCCCCGCGGCGATCAGCGTGTTCGGTTCCGCCCGGACGCCCGTGGGCTCACCGGAGTACGAGGTCGGGGTACGGCTGGGCGGCGCCCTCGTCGACGCCGGGTGGGCCGTGATCACGGGCGGCGGCCCGGGCGCGATGGAGGCGGCCAACAAGGGCGCGAGCGAGGCGGGCGGCGTCTCCGTGGGCCTCGGCATCGAGCTGCCCTTCGAGCAGGGGCTCAACCCGTACGTCGACATCGGCCTGAACTTCCGTTACTTCTTCGTGCGGAAGATGATGTTCGTGAAGTACGCGCAGGGCTTCGTGGTCCTGCCCGGCGGTCTCGGCACGCTGGACGAGCTGTTCGAGGCCCTCACCCTCGTCCAGACCCAGAAGGTCACCCGCTTCCCGATCGTCCTGTTCGGCACGGAGTACTGGGGCGGTCTGATCGACTGGCTGAAGAACACCCTGATCGCGCAGGGCAAGGCCGCCGAGAAGGACCTCCTCCTCTTCCACGTCACGGACGACGTCGAGGAGGCGGTGGCCCTGGTGTCGAAGGAAGCGGGCCGCTGA
- the folP gene encoding dihydropteroate synthase, which translates to MLRLGRREFGAHEPVIMAIVNRTPDSFYDQGATFLDEPALARVEQAVSEGAAIIDVGGVKAGPGEEVTAREEVRRTVGFVAEVRRRFPDVVISVDTWRAEVGEAVCEAGADVLNDAWGGVDPGLAEVAARYGAGLVCTHAGGAEPRTRPHRVTYDDVMADILRVTLGLAERAAGLGVPRESIMIDPGHDFGKNTRHSLEATRRLGEMVETGWPVLVSLSNKDFVGETLDRPVKERVVGTLATTAVSAWLGAQVYRVHEVAETRQVLDMVAAIAGHRAPAVARRGLA; encoded by the coding sequence ATGCTCAGGCTGGGCAGGCGTGAATTCGGCGCGCACGAGCCGGTGATCATGGCGATCGTGAACCGGACCCCGGACTCCTTCTACGACCAGGGCGCGACCTTCCTCGACGAGCCGGCCCTCGCGCGCGTGGAGCAGGCGGTGTCCGAGGGGGCGGCCATCATCGACGTCGGCGGGGTGAAGGCCGGCCCGGGCGAAGAGGTGACGGCGCGGGAGGAGGTCCGGCGGACCGTCGGCTTCGTGGCCGAGGTGCGGCGGCGCTTCCCGGACGTGGTGATCAGCGTGGACACCTGGCGGGCCGAGGTCGGCGAGGCGGTGTGCGAGGCGGGCGCGGACGTCCTGAACGACGCGTGGGGCGGCGTGGATCCGGGGCTGGCGGAGGTCGCGGCGCGCTACGGGGCGGGGCTGGTCTGCACGCACGCGGGCGGTGCGGAGCCGCGGACGCGTCCGCACCGGGTGACGTACGACGACGTGATGGCCGACATCCTGCGGGTGACGCTGGGGCTGGCGGAGCGGGCCGCGGGGCTCGGGGTGCCGCGGGAGTCGATCATGATCGATCCCGGGCACGACTTCGGGAAGAACACCCGGCACAGCCTGGAGGCGACCCGCCGGCTCGGCGAGATGGTGGAGACGGGCTGGCCGGTGCTGGTCTCGCTGTCCAACAAGGACTTCGTCGGGGAGACGCTGGACCGGCCGGTGAAGGAGCGGGTGGTGGGCACCCTGGCGACGACGGCCGTGTCGGCGTGGCTGGGGGCGCAGGTGTACCGGGTGCACGAGGTGGCGGAGACACGCCAGGTGCTGGACATGGTCGCCGCGATCGCGGGGCATCGGGCGCCGGCGGTGGCGCGGCGGGGGCTCGCGTAG
- a CDS encoding DNA-3-methyladenine glycosylase I: MSDGGARAGADGALRCPWALSTPDYVTYHDEEWGRPVHGDDALFERLSLEAFQSGLSWITILRRRPGFRTAFAGFEIASVAVFTDEDRARLLADPGIIRNRAKIDATVANARVLADWAPGDLDELIWSHAPDRSGRPAPRTLADVPAVTDESTALSKALKKRGLRFVGPTTAYALMQACGLVDDHLESCVSRAG; the protein is encoded by the coding sequence GTGAGCGACGGCGGCGCCCGCGCGGGCGCGGACGGGGCGCTGCGTTGCCCCTGGGCCCTGTCCACGCCGGACTACGTGACGTACCACGACGAGGAGTGGGGCCGACCGGTCCACGGCGACGACGCGCTGTTCGAACGCCTCAGCCTGGAGGCCTTCCAGTCCGGCCTGTCCTGGATCACGATCCTGCGCCGCCGCCCGGGCTTCCGCACCGCCTTCGCCGGTTTCGAGATCGCCTCGGTCGCCGTCTTCACCGACGAGGACCGTGCCCGCCTCCTCGCCGACCCCGGCATCATCCGCAACCGCGCGAAGATCGACGCCACGGTCGCCAACGCGCGCGTGCTCGCCGACTGGGCGCCCGGCGACCTGGACGAGCTGATCTGGTCCCACGCCCCGGACCGGTCCGGCCGCCCGGCCCCCAGGACCCTCGCGGACGTCCCCGCGGTCACCGACGAGTCGACGGCCCTGTCCAAGGCCCTCAAGAAGCGCGGCCTGCGGTTCGTCGGGCCCACGACGGCGTACGCCCTGATGCAGGCGTGCGGCCTGGTGGACGACCACCTCGAGAGCTGCGTGAGCCGGGCCGGCTGA
- a CDS encoding DivIVA domain-containing protein — MVMFLFLVIALAVVVAAVTLAVLGGGEGTGPLPEVAAERLHDPLPPDRPLDRSDVDRLRFPLAARGYRMTDVDDALNRLAAELAERDARIADLESALAGAQARPAASHVSMEKQAPEDQR, encoded by the coding sequence ATGGTTATGTTCTTGTTCCTGGTCATCGCGCTCGCCGTGGTGGTCGCCGCGGTGACCCTCGCCGTGCTGGGCGGCGGCGAGGGCACCGGCCCGCTGCCGGAGGTCGCCGCCGAGCGGCTGCACGACCCGCTGCCCCCCGACCGCCCGCTCGACCGGTCCGACGTCGACCGCCTGCGCTTCCCCCTCGCCGCCCGCGGGTACCGCATGACGGACGTGGACGACGCCCTCAACCGCCTCGCGGCCGAGCTCGCCGAGCGGGACGCCCGCATCGCCGACCTCGAGTCCGCGCTGGCCGGCGCGCAGGCCCGCCCGGCCGCCTCCCACGTCTCGATGGAGAAGCAGGCCCCGGAGGACCAGAGGTGA